In Macrobrachium rosenbergii isolate ZJJX-2024 chromosome 48, ASM4041242v1, whole genome shotgun sequence, one DNA window encodes the following:
- the LOC136831637 gene encoding uncharacterized protein, with amino-acid sequence YADDVCIHSTTPQDLQRVLQEFYRSCTSCGLILSPEKAESSARNLRDLPVFIMGGNIIPHCTQYTYLGAPVRITPAIPARQRIHPMVKNLLDRLEPRFTPIKWLATRATGISIPVARTLYILFLRSVVDYLSPALIQLPRQALQPLEQFQNRVMRFILGCPPSTRIVNMQTELMLPPLIERIYANVTLFSVKCLHSPQFTPNFSAVLRASLDEDAPRPQLRPGGHNLVRAVCENLRHLDIVVPEQAVIQDLPPWRVPIPAVTFTPTSKDAHPSLQKQLVLETIAKVSISVPAGHHISWTAQYRQMEGAACAMFSPTLESPEGGWHGRRLPNSSSSTYCELQGIWDAVTLLVRRNVNGLVICDSKSALQALTSSRPSCGRVVRDILCQLAAAYNASLVLSFMWMPSHIGLAGNDMVDSLAKAACTLELDDRNVEPSLRCLKHRIYSAAFACTVQRRDAERGTSVSIQHHDNFLQSRHKYPACGLMVREA; translated from the coding sequence TATGCTGATGATGTCTGCATCCACTCCACTACCCCTCAAGACCTTCAGCGTGTCCTTCAAGAATTCTACAGGTCCTGTACCTCCTGTGGCCTCATACTCTCCCCAGAAAAAGCAGAATCTTCTGCCCGGAATCTCCGAGACCTGCCAGTGTTCATTATGGGTGGGAATATTATACCTCActgcacacagtatacatatctaGGTGCACCAGTCAGGATCACCCCTGCTATACCTGCACGCCAACGAATCCACCCCATGGTGAAAAACCTTCTTGATCGACTGGAGCCTCGCTTCACTCCCATCAAGTGGCTTGCCACCAGGGCCACAGGTATATCTATCCCCGTGGCTAGAACCCTCTATATCCTCTTCCTAAGGTCAGTTGTTGACTATTTATCTCCTGCTTTAATTCAATTACCCAGACAGGCGTTACAACCTCTAGAACAGTTCCAAAATAGAGTAATGAGGTTTATCCTAGGATGCCCTCCTTCCACTCGGATAGTCAACATGCAGACCGAACTCATGTTACCTCCATTAATAGAGAGAATTTATGCCAATGtaactttgttttctgttaaatgtcTACACTCTCCACAATTTACTCCAAACTTCTCTGCTGTACTCAGAGCATCACTTGACGAAGATGCACCAAGACCTCAACTCCGGCCAGGGGGCCATAACCTAGTTAGGGCAGTATGTGAAAATCTTCGACACCTTGATATCGTTGTACCTGAGCAAGCAGTCATCCAAGATTTGCCACCATGGCGGGTTCCTATTCCTGCTGTCACTTTCACACCAACCTCCAAAGATGCCCATCCCAGTCTACAGAAGCAGTTGGTTTTGGAAACAATAGCCAAAGTGTCAATTTCAGTTCCTGCAGGACACCACATCTCGTGGACGGCtcagtacaggcagatggagggtGCAGCATGTGCTATGTTCTCCCCCACTTTAGAATCTCCTGAGGGTGGGTGGCATGGTCGCAGGTTGCCAAACTCATCCAGTTCCACTTATTGTGAACTTCAAGGTATATGGGATGCAGTAACCCTACTTGTTAGAAGAAATGTGAATGGATTGGTGATCTGTGACTCCAAATCTGCACTCCAGGCATTGACATCTTCTAGGCCCAGCTGTGGCCGTGTTGTGCGAGACATATTGTGTCAACTCGCTGCTGCTTACAATGCCTCGCTTGTCTTGTCCTTCATGTGGATGCCCTCCCATATTGGGCTTGCTGGGAATGACATGGTGGACAGTCTTGCTAAAGCTGCCTGCACGCTTGAACTTGATGACAGAAATGTTGAGCCCTCACTTCGCTGCCTTAAACATAGAATATATTCAGCAGCTTTTGCCTGTACAGTACAGCGTAGGGATGCAGAGAGGGGCACTAGTGTTTCCATACAACATCATGATAACTTTCTGCAGAGCCGTCAC